One Cryptomeria japonica chromosome 9, Sugi_1.0, whole genome shotgun sequence genomic window carries:
- the LOC131038662 gene encoding myb-related protein 330-like, translating to MVCQSCCKEDTRKKYKRGLWSPEEDRILKSYVLKYGHGYWSHVPKLAGLQRCGKSCRLRWINYLRPGLKRGGFSHEEQIIIINAQEIIGNKWSLIASMLPGRTDNEVKNFWNTHLKKKLNILGRDESAHKTLEEHTRKEIVECSSTNTCTEANELPRDNHIYASNEELNLQSSTYGSPEEITMPLAAESGHQYVKANPRESKSLLADNSFLGGLFHEWFYSGQNEKPAINMTSNRLELLPQLGTDSENSICMNYQSNQYPLPKETRQVFTSSELLSPQDQILNLSSDVSNNNMLWGSSSESSLPCEESDILCNDLSTTSTSSFNDWDNMSYNEVDLGFHGDYSFVENLDFS from the exons ATGGTGTGCCAGTCTTGCTGTAAAGAAGACACAAGGAAGAAATACAAGAGGGGGCTCTGGTCACCTGAAGAGGACCGTATATTGAAAAGCTATGTTCTCAAATATGGCCATGGATATTGGAGTCATGTTCCTAAACTAGCTG GTCTACAAAGGTGTGGTAAGAGTTGCAGACTTAGGTGGATAAACTACTTAAGGCCCGGCCTAAAACGAGGGGGGTTTTCCCATGAAGAACAGATTATTATCATCAATGCACAAGAAATCATAGGCAACAA GTGGTCTCTGATTGCTTCAATGCTTCCTGGGCGTACTGACAACGAGGTAAAGAATTTCTGGAATACCCATTTGAAGAAGAAGCTCAACATATTGGGAAGAGATGAAAGTGCACACAAAACTCTTGAAGAGCACACAAGAAAGGAGATAGTAGAGTGTAGTAGCACAAACACTTGTACAGAAGCAAATGAACTGCCTAGGGATAATCACATTTATGCTTCAAATGAGGAACTTAATTTGCAGAGCTCTACATATGGAAGTCCTGAGGAGATTACAATGCCATTAGCTGCAGAATCTGGGCATCAATATGTAAAAGCCAATCCTCGTGAGTCAAAATCCCTGCTGGCAGACAATTCTTTTCTGGGTGGTCTATTTCATGAATGGTTTTATTCAGGCCAGAATGAAAAGCCCGCCATTAACATGACCTCCAATAGATTAGAACTGTTGCCACAATTAGGGACCGACTCAGAAAATTCAATCTGCATGAATTACCAGTCAAATCAGTACCCACTTCCAAAAGAAACAAGGCAGGTTTTTACAAGTTCAGAATTATTGAGCCCACAAGATCAAATTTTGAACTTGTCTAGCGATGTATCAAACAATAACATGTTGTGGGGTTCCTCTTCTGAGAGCTCTCTGCCATGTGAAGAGTCAGACATTCTCTGCAACGATTTGTCGACTACAAGTACAAGTAGTTTTAATGATTGGGATAACATGAGCTATAATGAGGTTGATTTGGGATTTCATGGAGACTATTCTTTCGTAGAGAACTTAGATTTCAGCTGA